One window of SAR202 cluster bacterium genomic DNA carries:
- a CDS encoding amidohydrolase family protein, whose protein sequence is MSNQVTNRGANMAETVFKLIKASRLIDGKGGPVVSNGAVLLEGDKIRAAGPGKTVAAPGGAKVEVLDYTGKTVLPGLVDCHVHLNGFGDGRSGDELATLPDEVLSLQSAKNARTHLYSGVTTVRDCGGKNKTIFMLRKAIEMGITPGPSMVITGRPMAIVGGHLSYFGIQATGVTECRAAVRQLIKEGADFIKITASGGSTKTSFPLRPSFNVDELKAIAEEAHKFGKHTAAHCVNIQSMHNCLDAGIDTIIHARHIQPDGTWEYRPEVTERMVKQGVYVNLTLNESRAIVQNLEKKIAAGITLTAWEEKLLEGCKAKWDDLMDHAGRIYRDGAKLVAGSDSSWSVNPMGNFQGELEAHVMAGMKPMEAIVAGTLDSAKSCWTDKSVGSLEAGKEADVLVVDGDPSKNISDLHKVVDVFLKGAKVDRKNYV, encoded by the coding sequence ATGTCCAATCAAGTTACCAACCGAGGTGCGAACATGGCTGAGACCGTATTCAAGCTGATCAAGGCTTCCCGTTTAATCGACGGCAAGGGAGGCCCCGTCGTGTCGAACGGAGCGGTGCTGCTGGAGGGCGACAAGATAAGGGCCGCCGGGCCGGGGAAAACCGTCGCCGCGCCGGGGGGGGCAAAGGTGGAGGTGCTGGACTACACCGGCAAGACAGTGCTGCCGGGCCTCGTCGACTGCCATGTCCATCTCAACGGCTTCGGCGACGGCCGCAGCGGCGATGAGCTCGCCACTCTGCCTGACGAGGTGCTTTCCCTCCAGTCCGCGAAGAATGCGCGCACCCACCTCTACTCCGGGGTAACGACGGTACGGGATTGCGGAGGAAAGAACAAGACAATCTTCATGCTCCGCAAGGCAATTGAGATGGGAATCACGCCGGGGCCGAGTATGGTTATTACTGGCCGTCCTATGGCGATCGTCGGCGGCCACCTGAGCTACTTCGGAATACAGGCGACCGGCGTCACGGAATGCCGCGCCGCCGTGAGGCAGCTAATCAAGGAAGGCGCGGACTTCATCAAGATTACCGCGAGCGGCGGCAGCACGAAAACGTCGTTCCCGCTTCGGCCATCCTTCAACGTGGACGAGCTCAAGGCCATCGCTGAAGAAGCGCACAAGTTCGGAAAGCACACCGCCGCCCACTGCGTGAACATCCAGTCGATGCACAACTGCCTGGACGCCGGCATCGACACAATAATCCACGCCCGCCACATCCAGCCGGACGGCACGTGGGAGTACCGCCCTGAGGTCACCGAGCGTATGGTCAAGCAGGGCGTTTACGTTAACCTGACGCTCAATGAGTCGCGGGCTATCGTCCAGAACCTGGAGAAGAAGATCGCCGCAGGGATCACACTGACGGCGTGGGAAGAAAAGCTCCTGGAGGGCTGCAAGGCCAAGTGGGACGACCTGATGGACCACGCAGGGCGCATTTACCGGGACGGCGCGAAGCTCGTCGCCGGCTCCGACTCCTCCTGGAGCGTCAACCCGATGGGCAACTTCCAGGGTGAGCTTGAGGCCCATGTCATGGCGGGCATGAAACCCATGGAGGCGATAGTCGCCGGGACACTGGACTCCGCAAAGTCGTGCTGGACAGACAAATCCGTCGGTAGCCTTGAGGCCGGCAAAGAGGCCGACGTGCTGGTCGTGGACGGCGACCCATCCAAGAACATCAGTGACCTCCACAAGGTCGTGGACGTGTTCCTGAAGGGCGCGAAGGTAGACAGGAAGAATTACGTGTAG
- a CDS encoding protease inhibitor I42 family protein — protein sequence MSTQGITAVVVGAIVVAAAIAGALLLRSGDDAVPTPTPRVAATATPTRPPGTGQRLSEVNNGGAIELNPGDRFFITLEGNPSTGYTWEIDSNVGGRVAQVGPIESRPVSDMPGAPNVQVIRFEAMYGGEGDLKLKYHRPWETGVAPVKTFVVHVTVN from the coding sequence ATGAGCACCCAGGGTATTACAGCAGTCGTCGTGGGGGCGATAGTTGTGGCGGCGGCGATCGCCGGCGCACTGCTGTTGCGCTCGGGAGACGACGCCGTGCCGACCCCGACACCCCGCGTGGCCGCGACGGCCACCCCGACCAGGCCGCCTGGCACGGGGCAGCGCCTGTCGGAGGTAAACAACGGCGGGGCCATAGAGCTGAACCCCGGGGACCGCTTCTTCATCACCCTGGAGGGCAACCCGTCCACAGGCTATACATGGGAGATCGATAGCAACGTTGGTGGACGTGTCGCCCAGGTTGGACCTATTGAGTCGCGGCCCGTTTCGGATATGCCGGGCGCGCCGAACGTCCAGGTAATAAGGTTCGAGGCTATGTACGGTGGCGAGGGTGATTTGAAGCTCAAGTACCACCGCCCCTGGGAGACAGGTGTGGCGCCGGTCAAGACTTTTGTGGTGCACGTCACAGTCAACTGA
- the rpoD gene encoding RNA polymerase sigma factor RpoD, producing the protein MNAACDGTIGQVVGDSALRQIIDNEFNEDLVQHVAGSLGAPPDEAKEAVRALALDSGLLIPDVIEAIGPETRICDLESLCDDPDFRAALGRCELQVRRHLMRVRTSGVEAQKRLAEANLRLVVSVAKRFNGRGMSLLDLVQEGKIGLMRAIDKFDYRRGFKLSTYATWWIRQAIARAIADQARTIRIPVHMIETINKVTQATRSLTQEYGRDPTSDEIGRAIGMHPHKVLEIQKLDQQPVSLETPLGEDEESPLSDFIEDRDTMAPLEAASSQFLKDNVEDVLRSLSEREESVIRMRFGFHDGRARTLEQIGQEFGVTRERIRQIEKKALKSMRHPTRADRLRDFVA; encoded by the coding sequence ATGAACGCGGCCTGTGACGGCACTATCGGCCAGGTGGTCGGCGACTCGGCCCTCCGCCAGATCATCGACAACGAATTCAACGAGGACCTTGTCCAACACGTCGCCGGTAGCCTCGGGGCGCCCCCGGACGAGGCGAAAGAGGCGGTCCGGGCGCTGGCACTGGACTCCGGTCTGCTGATACCGGACGTGATTGAGGCCATCGGTCCAGAGACGAGGATATGCGACCTGGAAAGCCTGTGCGATGACCCCGACTTCCGCGCTGCGCTGGGCAGGTGCGAGCTGCAGGTGAGGCGCCACCTTATGCGGGTGCGGACCAGCGGCGTGGAAGCACAGAAGCGACTCGCGGAGGCGAACCTGAGGCTCGTCGTAAGCGTCGCCAAGCGCTTCAACGGCAGGGGGATGTCGCTCCTGGACCTGGTACAGGAGGGCAAAATCGGGCTCATGCGGGCCATCGACAAGTTCGACTATCGTCGGGGCTTCAAGCTGAGCACATACGCCACGTGGTGGATCAGGCAGGCCATCGCCCGCGCGATCGCCGACCAGGCGCGGACCATCCGCATTCCTGTGCACATGATTGAGACGATCAACAAGGTCACACAGGCCACTCGCAGTCTCACTCAGGAGTACGGCAGGGACCCGACCAGCGACGAGATTGGCCGGGCGATAGGAATGCACCCGCACAAGGTGCTGGAGATACAGAAGCTGGACCAGCAACCGGTGTCGCTGGAGACGCCTTTAGGCGAGGATGAGGAGAGCCCGCTTTCGGACTTTATAGAAGACCGGGACACGATGGCGCCTCTCGAGGCAGCTTCTTCGCAGTTCCTCAAGGACAATGTGGAGGACGTGCTCCGGTCCCTTTCCGAGCGCGAGGAGTCAGTGATCAGGATGCGTTTCGGGTTCCATGACGGCCGCGCCAGAACCCTGGAGCAGATCGGCCAGGAGTTCGGCGTCACCAGGGAGCGCATCCGGCAGATCGAGAAGAAAGCCCTGAAAAGCATGAGACACCCGACGCGCGCCGACCGGCTACGCGATTTCGTGGCCTGA